A part of Lacibacter sp. H407 genomic DNA contains:
- a CDS encoding DUF4345 domain-containing protein — MKQHKLLRISSATLIGFSAFAILMVSLMAFQNPQAVMDLVQVKLPNNDAFSSIRGVYGGVGFTIFISFIYLAFKDHTRGLAFAAILWGCYAFSRLLTISIEGPLGAFGQQWLMIESILCIISVILLIIRVKMQEANA; from the coding sequence ATGAAACAGCACAAACTTTTACGCATTTCCTCTGCCACGCTCATCGGTTTTTCAGCATTTGCTATTTTAATGGTGAGCCTCATGGCTTTTCAAAATCCACAAGCCGTAATGGATCTGGTACAGGTAAAATTGCCGAACAACGACGCCTTCAGTTCAATTCGTGGAGTATATGGCGGCGTGGGCTTCACCATTTTTATCAGCTTTATTTATTTGGCATTTAAAGACCATACCAGAGGATTGGCCTTTGCCGCCATTCTTTGGGGATGCTATGCATTTTCCAGATTACTCACCATTTCAATCGAAGGCCCACTGGGTGCGTTTGGTCAGCAATGGCTGATGATCGAGAGTATACTTTGTATTATATCGGTCATCTTATTGATCATTCGTGTAAAAATGCAGGAGGCAAACGCATAA
- a CDS encoding phosphotransferase enzyme family protein — translation MSKSVLPVFGLTETKVKLEAFGSGLINSTWKVTTASNEYILQRLNHLVFNEPEDIAYNISLIANYLKQHYPAYSFAAPITAEDGASLVYLENEGFFRMFPFVKGSYAKEVVETATEAYEAATQFGRFTHLLSGLDIAQLKTTIPSFHDLSLRYQQFLVALEHGNADRIIEADALIQKVMDKRSIAEQYQQIKTNTDCKLRVTHHDTKISNVLFNKEGKGLCVIDLDTVMPGHFISDVGDMMRTYLSPVSEEEADFGKIEIRADIFEAIVRGYFSEMKTDLTATEKELFFYAGKFMIYMQAIRFLTDYLNDDVYYAARYLKHNFIRASNQLVLLEKLIAKENELVPLINRVLSTNE, via the coding sequence ATGTCGAAATCCGTATTGCCTGTTTTTGGTTTAACGGAAACGAAAGTGAAACTGGAAGCTTTTGGAAGTGGCCTGATCAACAGCACCTGGAAAGTTACAACTGCCTCAAACGAATATATTCTGCAACGGTTAAATCATTTGGTATTTAATGAACCCGAAGATATTGCATACAACATCAGTTTAATTGCAAACTATCTTAAACAGCATTATCCTGCTTATTCATTTGCTGCACCAATTACTGCTGAAGATGGGGCCTCGCTTGTTTACTTAGAAAACGAAGGTTTTTTTCGCATGTTTCCATTTGTAAAAGGCTCGTATGCAAAAGAAGTGGTGGAAACAGCAACCGAAGCGTACGAAGCGGCTACACAGTTTGGACGGTTTACTCATTTGCTTAGCGGACTTGACATTGCGCAATTGAAAACCACGATCCCGTCTTTTCATGATCTGTCGTTGCGATATCAGCAGTTTCTTGTTGCATTGGAACATGGAAATGCAGATCGGATCATAGAAGCAGATGCCTTGATACAGAAAGTGATGGATAAAAGGTCCATTGCAGAACAATATCAACAGATAAAAACAAATACTGATTGTAAGTTGCGGGTTACACACCATGATACAAAGATCAGCAACGTATTATTTAATAAAGAAGGTAAAGGCTTGTGTGTAATTGATCTTGATACAGTAATGCCCGGCCATTTTATTAGTGATGTGGGTGATATGATGCGTACCTATCTATCGCCAGTAAGTGAAGAGGAGGCTGATTTCGGCAAGATCGAAATAAGGGCAGATATTTTTGAGGCGATCGTACGTGGCTACTTTAGCGAAATGAAAACCGATCTGACTGCAACAGAAAAGGAATTGTTTTTTTATGCTGGCAAGTTCATGATCTACATGCAGGCCATCCGTTTCCTTACTGATTATTTGAATGATGATGTGTACTATGCTGCTCGCTATCTCAAACATAATTTCATCCGGGCATCTAATCAACTGGTGTTGCTTGAAAAACTCATTGCAAAAGAAAACGAATTAGTTCCTTTGATCAACCGGGTACTTTCAACCAATGAATAA
- a CDS encoding Gfo/Idh/MocA family protein, which translates to MNRKDFIKNTGLTAASLTVLPTGSLFAAKADTKVKLVMIGVGLRGQNHLDLVLRRNDVELVAICDIDDRMLSRSKEMITKSGKKMPQIFTGDPYAWKKMLELKGIDGIIISTPWEWHKEMIIGSLQSGIKYVGSEVMIGITLQDHWDVVKAAEQYNAHVMMLENVCYRRDVMAALNMVRQGLFGELVHLQGGYQHDLREVKFNNGVDAYGKGCEFGDKGWSEARWRTHHSVYRDGDLYPTHGIGPIAHYININRGNRFVNISSFSSKARGLHEHIVKKCGPEHPNAKINFKLGDVVTTSIGCANGETILLQHDTNLPRPYSLGFRVQGTNGIWMDVNKGVHIEGQSKPHQWDASKDWFDKYDHPLWARWSKETAGAGHGGMDFYVIHSFVESIKRKTATPMDVYDAAAWSAITPLSELSIEKGNETIEFPDFTGGRWMYRKPVFALNDDY; encoded by the coding sequence ATGAACAGAAAAGATTTTATAAAAAACACAGGGCTTACTGCAGCCTCACTCACAGTGTTACCTACAGGAAGTTTGTTTGCTGCGAAAGCAGACACAAAAGTAAAACTGGTAATGATCGGCGTTGGCCTTCGTGGACAGAATCATCTTGATCTTGTATTAAGACGTAATGATGTAGAGCTGGTAGCTATCTGCGATATCGATGACCGTATGCTCAGCCGTTCAAAAGAAATGATCACCAAGAGCGGAAAGAAGATGCCCCAGATATTTACCGGCGATCCATATGCATGGAAAAAAATGCTGGAGCTGAAAGGTATTGATGGTATTATCATATCTACTCCGTGGGAGTGGCACAAAGAAATGATCATTGGTTCTCTGCAATCAGGTATTAAGTATGTAGGAAGCGAAGTAATGATCGGTATTACGTTGCAGGATCACTGGGATGTAGTAAAAGCAGCCGAGCAATACAATGCACATGTAATGATGCTGGAAAATGTTTGCTACCGCAGAGATGTAATGGCAGCGTTGAACATGGTGCGGCAGGGATTGTTTGGTGAGCTGGTGCATTTACAAGGTGGCTACCAACACGATCTGCGTGAAGTAAAATTCAACAATGGTGTTGATGCATACGGAAAAGGTTGTGAGTTTGGCGATAAAGGCTGGAGCGAAGCAAGATGGCGTACGCATCATTCGGTATATCGTGATGGTGATCTGTATCCAACACACGGCATCGGCCCCATTGCACATTACATTAACATCAACCGTGGAAACAGGTTTGTAAATATTTCTTCGTTCTCAAGTAAAGCAAGAGGCTTGCATGAGCATATTGTAAAAAAATGCGGACCTGAACATCCGAATGCAAAAATTAATTTTAAGTTGGGTGATGTGGTTACTACATCCATTGGTTGTGCAAATGGCGAGACTATTTTATTACAGCACGATACCAATCTTCCCCGTCCTTACTCATTAGGCTTCCGTGTGCAAGGCACTAACGGTATCTGGATGGATGTAAATAAAGGGGTGCACATCGAAGGCCAATCAAAGCCGCATCAATGGGATGCATCCAAAGATTGGTTCGATAAATACGATCATCCGTTATGGGCACGTTGGAGTAAAGAAACAGCAGGTGCAGGTCATGGCGGTATGGATTTTTATGTGATCCATTCGTTTGTTGAATCTATCAAACGAAAAACAGCAACACCAATGGATGTGTATGATGCGGCCGCATGGAGTGCCATTACACCGTTGAGCGAACTCTCCATTGAAAAAGGAAATGAAACAATTGAGTTTCCCGATTTTACAGGAGGAAGATGGATGTATCGCAAACCTGTATTTGCATTGAACGATGATTATTAA
- a CDS encoding LacI family DNA-binding transcriptional regulator produces MDKLPTIKEIAERLKVSVSTVSRALSDHPRIGLGTKLKVKQLAEELGYEPNAQAIFFKQKKTFVIGVVIPFIREEFFSQAISGIETAAMEHQYTILFGQSYDDPEREKQVVDAMKKQRVDGLLISLSKGTNRYDHLEALRKYEIPVVYFDRVPNMTDAHKVYCNLYKGTVEMVGWLFHKGYRRIAFINGPDKLQASKERMSGYMDGVAKQKLKVDMQLVEKTDLSKESTQAAMKKLLALKTPPQAIISFNDYVHMDAVQYAQRQNIEVNKTIVFVSYANLPITSYTAFPPLVSVEQYPYGQGERAMELMIRILNEKSDNKVSPQEYYKEEIPATLVVYQQSII; encoded by the coding sequence ATGGATAAACTACCAACCATAAAAGAAATTGCTGAGCGGCTGAAAGTATCGGTATCAACCGTATCAAGAGCATTGAGCGATCATCCACGTATTGGGCTTGGCACAAAGCTGAAGGTGAAACAACTGGCCGAAGAGTTGGGGTACGAACCAAATGCACAAGCCATCTTTTTCAAGCAAAAGAAAACATTTGTAATTGGCGTGGTGATTCCGTTTATACGGGAAGAATTTTTCTCACAAGCCATCAGTGGTATTGAAACAGCAGCCATGGAACATCAATACACCATTTTGTTTGGACAGAGTTATGATGATCCTGAACGTGAGAAGCAGGTAGTGGATGCCATGAAAAAACAGCGGGTTGATGGGTTGCTTATTTCCTTATCAAAAGGCACAAACAGGTACGATCACCTCGAGGCGCTTCGTAAATATGAAATACCTGTTGTGTATTTCGATCGTGTACCAAACATGACAGATGCACATAAAGTATATTGTAATTTATACAAGGGTACTGTTGAAATGGTAGGTTGGTTGTTTCATAAGGGTTACCGCCGTATTGCATTTATCAATGGTCCCGATAAGTTGCAGGCCAGTAAAGAACGCATGTCGGGTTATATGGATGGCGTGGCGAAACAAAAACTGAAAGTGGATATGCAGTTGGTTGAAAAAACCGATCTCAGCAAAGAGAGCACACAAGCTGCAATGAAAAAATTACTTGCTTTAAAAACTCCTCCACAGGCGATCATCAGTTTTAACGATTATGTGCATATGGATGCAGTGCAGTATGCACAGCGGCAGAATATTGAAGTGAATAAAACGATTGTATTTGTGAGCTATGCTAATTTGCCCATCACCAGTTATACCGCATTTCCACCGTTGGTTTCTGTAGAGCAATATCCTTATGGCCAGGGTGAGCGTGCAATGGAGTTAATGATCAGGATACTCAACGAAAAATCCGATAACAAAGTTTCTCCCCAGGAATATTACAAAGAGGAAATACCTGCTACGTTGGTTGTTTACCAGCAGTCGATTATATAA
- a CDS encoding carbohydrate-binding family 9-like protein, whose protein sequence is MRVLHVPHIVCREDLSTTKQAVVITHPLPLQQLAEQPWPSFAYKPDVTFSIAHTGDHILLTFNVEEAEVRHENTAINSSVWEDSCVEFFISFDTSGYYNFEFNCIGTALVGFGSDRNDRKLLPVTLVKRIRCFASMEKNANSIQWQLQVIIPGSVFMYHTVFSLDGKSCKANFYKCGDKLTQPHFLAWNNIETTEPDFHQPAFFGELKFETNIL, encoded by the coding sequence ATGCGTGTACTTCATGTTCCACATATCGTGTGTAGGGAAGATTTGTCAACAACAAAACAGGCGGTTGTAATAACACATCCTCTCCCGTTGCAACAATTGGCAGAACAACCTTGGCCATCTTTTGCTTATAAACCCGACGTTACATTTTCTATTGCACATACAGGCGATCACATTTTGCTTACGTTCAATGTAGAAGAAGCAGAAGTGCGGCATGAAAATACAGCCATCAATTCTTCTGTGTGGGAAGATAGTTGCGTGGAATTTTTCATCAGCTTTGATACCAGCGGTTATTACAATTTTGAATTCAACTGCATCGGCACCGCATTGGTTGGTTTTGGCAGCGATCGAAACGACAGGAAGCTGTTACCTGTTACATTGGTAAAACGTATCCGGTGTTTTGCTTCAATGGAAAAAAATGCAAACAGTATACAGTGGCAATTACAGGTCATTATTCCGGGGAGTGTGTTTATGTACCATACTGTTTTTTCACTCGACGGAAAGAGTTGCAAAGCAAATTTTTATAAATGCGGAGATAAGCTTACACAACCTCATTTTCTTGCATGGAATAATATTGAAACAACCGAGCCAGATTTTCATCAGCCGGCTTTTTTTGGCGAACTTAAATTTGAAACGAATATTTTATAA
- a CDS encoding tetratricopeptide repeat protein gives MKFLNVYIRYRLIIGIVLLLVAGVVHYYTSFWPSFIIYLIAVVSIVGHFFFGPLRLIQQYMEAGDMDGAEKILNSVTFPGLLFKPIRSVFYTLKGNIAMMKQDFDGAEKMMKKGMDLGSGSSLMQGTEGASLLQMGMLAMQKNNFKQAESYIRQALRKGLPDKENQAAANLQMCSIMMNKREFRAAKEFFRKAKALKPSTQQLADQIKQMEKYISRMPG, from the coding sequence ATGAAGTTCTTAAACGTTTATATCCGCTACAGACTTATTATCGGTATTGTGCTGCTGCTGGTGGCAGGTGTAGTTCATTATTATACCAGCTTTTGGCCATCCTTTATTATTTACCTGATTGCCGTGGTAAGTATTGTCGGTCATTTTTTCTTTGGTCCGCTTCGTCTCATTCAACAATATATGGAAGCAGGTGATATGGATGGCGCTGAAAAGATCCTTAACTCCGTAACATTTCCCGGTTTATTATTCAAACCGATCCGTTCAGTATTCTATACACTAAAGGGTAATATCGCCATGATGAAGCAGGATTTTGATGGTGCAGAGAAAATGATGAAGAAAGGAATGGACCTCGGTTCCGGTTCATCACTGATGCAAGGCACCGAAGGTGCAAGCTTATTACAAATGGGAATGCTGGCCATGCAGAAAAACAACTTCAAACAGGCAGAAAGTTATATTCGTCAGGCTCTCCGCAAAGGATTGCCCGATAAAGAAAACCAGGCTGCCGCCAACCTGCAGATGTGCAGTATTATGATGAACAAACGGGAATTCAGAGCGGCAAAAGAATTTTTCCGCAAAGCAAAAGCACTGAAGCCTTCAACGCAACAGTTGGCCGATCAGATCAAACAAATGGAGAAATATATTTCCCGGATGCCGGGATAA
- a CDS encoding ATP-dependent helicase, whose product MSINKERLEQRFREEYERLNEKQKLAVDHIEGPVMVIAGPGTGKTQILASRIGKILLETDALPQNILCLTYTDAGVVAMRKRLLKFIGPDAYKVNIYTYHAFCNDVIQENLSQFEKTALDPLSELEKIELFKELIDSFPKNHPLKRYRGDVYFEITNLDRLFSTMKKEGWTATFIEQKIDEYLTDLPTRDEYVYKRKYKQFNAGDLKKEKLDEETERMEKLRAAVKEFDRFQQLMRKRNRYDFDDMITWVIKAFEENKNMLANYQEQFQYILVDEFQDSSGTQNKIVELLISYWDQPNVFVVGDDDQSIFRFQGANVENMESFAGMYANDLVTVVLSNNYRSTQPILDISKSLINRNDERLIKKIPGLTKDLLASNSKINHLLHNPSIKSYQTQREEMIDITLQVQQLLKEGILPGRIAVIYKENKYGEELTHYFNHLGIPFYSKRHLNILELPLAQKIILILKYLAAEHDVPYGGDEMLFELLHFSWFHIPPIEIAKLTVEVSATQFSDNKTSLRRLLYEKAHAPAKDLFSQGIHHGLKSASGIFEKLVGDVPNVTLQHLFDNIIRETGILKHTMQSPDKHWQLKILTGLFDFIKEETRRDPSLSLQGLVSIIELMEKEDLKLPLVQVSGSDNGVNLLTAHGSKGLEFEHVFVAGCNSGYWEKKRNPSNGYKLPDTIFTTSSVTKETSTEELRRLFYVAITRAETHLNLSFSQFKNDGKELEPSMFVEEIREEQPIDIVPVMLSPEALSEFTALLFGEAQAPEIEKIEESFIQPILEKFVMNVTALNNYLKCPLEFYFKNLIRIPSPKNEATEFGSSVHYALEQLFRKMQDSKTDTFHSKQQFIADFEWYMRRHRESFTKEQFARRMEYGVEVLSNYYDKYINSFSTIVAIERNIRNVMIKGIPLKGKLDKLEFDGKAVNVVDYKTGNVDNAKEKIKGPNDKQPDGGDYWRQAVFYKILVDNYEAKDWKVVSTEFDFIEPDKKKEYRKEKIVITPADIETVTQQIVRVWEKIQNREFYIGCGKEDCHWCNFVKTNEMAVALHEIEEEESEP is encoded by the coding sequence ATGTCCATTAATAAAGAACGCCTGGAACAACGGTTCCGAGAAGAATACGAACGGCTCAATGAAAAACAGAAGCTGGCGGTTGATCATATTGAAGGGCCTGTGATGGTGATTGCCGGACCAGGCACCGGCAAAACGCAGATACTTGCCAGCCGCATTGGCAAGATTTTACTGGAAACCGATGCGCTGCCGCAAAATATTTTATGTCTTACCTATACCGATGCAGGCGTGGTGGCCATGCGCAAACGTCTATTAAAATTCATCGGGCCCGATGCATACAAAGTAAACATCTACACCTATCATGCTTTTTGTAATGATGTGATACAGGAAAATCTTTCGCAGTTTGAAAAAACAGCACTCGATCCTTTATCTGAACTGGAGAAGATCGAATTGTTTAAAGAACTCATTGATTCATTTCCTAAAAACCATCCACTGAAACGATACAGAGGTGATGTGTATTTTGAGATAACGAATCTTGATCGCTTGTTCAGCACCATGAAGAAAGAAGGCTGGACAGCAACCTTTATTGAACAAAAGATCGATGAGTACCTGACCGACCTCCCAACACGTGATGAATATGTTTACAAACGTAAGTACAAACAATTCAACGCAGGTGATCTTAAAAAAGAAAAGCTGGATGAAGAAACCGAACGCATGGAAAAACTCCGTGCAGCTGTAAAAGAGTTCGATCGTTTTCAGCAACTCATGCGCAAACGCAACCGTTATGATTTTGATGATATGATCACATGGGTCATCAAAGCATTTGAAGAAAATAAAAACATGCTGGCCAATTACCAGGAACAGTTTCAATATATTTTGGTTGATGAGTTCCAGGATTCAAGCGGTACGCAAAATAAAATTGTTGAACTACTTATCAGCTATTGGGATCAGCCGAATGTGTTTGTAGTGGGCGATGATGACCAGAGTATTTTCCGTTTCCAGGGGGCAAACGTGGAGAACATGGAAAGTTTTGCAGGCATGTATGCGAACGATCTGGTAACAGTTGTTCTATCAAACAACTATCGTTCAACACAACCCATTCTTGATATTTCAAAATCGCTCATCAACAGGAACGATGAACGTTTAATTAAAAAGATACCGGGCTTAACAAAAGATCTTCTCGCAAGTAACAGTAAGATCAATCACCTGTTGCACAACCCATCGATCAAAAGTTATCAAACGCAACGAGAGGAGATGATCGATATTACGTTGCAGGTGCAACAGCTGTTGAAAGAAGGTATATTGCCCGGTCGCATTGCAGTGATTTATAAAGAGAATAAATATGGTGAAGAATTAACGCATTACTTCAATCACCTTGGTATTCCCTTTTACAGCAAGCGCCATTTGAATATACTGGAGTTGCCGTTGGCACAAAAGATCATTCTTATACTGAAATATTTAGCTGCCGAGCATGATGTGCCGTATGGTGGCGATGAAATGCTGTTTGAATTATTACACTTCAGTTGGTTCCATATTCCGCCGATTGAAATTGCGAAACTTACGGTTGAAGTATCGGCCACACAATTCAGCGACAACAAAACATCGCTCAGGCGATTGTTGTACGAAAAAGCACACGCACCTGCCAAAGATCTTTTTTCGCAAGGCATTCATCATGGTTTAAAATCAGCAAGTGGGATTTTTGAAAAACTTGTGGGCGATGTACCGAATGTAACGTTGCAGCATTTGTTCGACAACATCATTCGTGAAACAGGCATTCTCAAACACACCATGCAAAGCCCGGACAAACATTGGCAGTTGAAAATACTCACCGGCTTATTCGATTTTATAAAAGAAGAAACAAGACGTGACCCTTCACTTTCACTGCAGGGTTTGGTTTCTATTATTGAACTGATGGAAAAGGAAGATCTGAAACTTCCACTAGTGCAGGTAAGCGGCAGCGACAACGGAGTAAATCTTCTAACAGCACATGGTTCCAAAGGTTTGGAATTTGAGCATGTGTTTGTGGCCGGTTGTAACTCCGGCTATTGGGAAAAGAAACGTAATCCTTCCAATGGTTATAAATTACCGGATACCATTTTCACTACTTCATCTGTAACAAAAGAAACCTCTACGGAAGAATTACGTCGTTTATTTTACGTAGCTATTACAAGAGCAGAAACACATTTGAATCTTTCTTTCAGTCAATTTAAAAATGATGGGAAAGAACTGGAACCATCGATGTTCGTGGAAGAGATAAGAGAAGAACAACCAATTGACATTGTGCCAGTGATGCTGAGTCCGGAAGCATTGAGTGAATTCACTGCGTTGTTGTTTGGCGAAGCACAGGCACCTGAAATTGAAAAGATCGAAGAAAGTTTTATTCAGCCAATACTGGAGAAATTTGTAATGAATGTGACGGCGCTGAACAATTATTTAAAATGTCCGCTGGAATTTTATTTCAAAAATCTCATCCGTATTCCGTCGCCCAAAAATGAAGCAACGGAATTTGGTTCATCTGTTCACTATGCATTGGAACAATTGTTTCGTAAAATGCAGGATAGCAAAACAGATACGTTTCATTCGAAACAACAATTCATTGCCGATTTTGAATGGTATATGCGGCGCCACCGTGAAAGTTTTACCAAAGAACAGTTTGCACGAAGAATGGAATACGGAGTGGAAGTATTGAGCAATTACTACGATAAATACATCAACAGTTTCTCAACTATTGTGGCTATTGAACGCAACATCCGCAATGTGATGATCAAAGGCATTCCGTTGAAAGGCAAGCTTGACAAACTGGAGTTTGATGGCAAAGCGGTGAATGTAGTGGATTATAAAACCGGCAATGTTGATAATGCCAAAGAAAAAATAAAAGGCCCCAACGATAAACAACCCGATGGTGGTGATTACTGGCGACAGGCGGTCTTCTATAAAATTCTTGTTGACAACTACGAAGCGAAAGACTGGAAAGTAGTAAGCACCGAATTTGATTTTATCGAACCCGACAAAAAGAAAGAATACCGAAAAGAAAAAATTGTAATTACTCCGGCAGATATTGAAACAGTGACCCAACAAATCGTTCGGGTATGGGAAAAAATTCAGAACCGTGAGTTTTACATCGGCTGTGGTAAAGAGGATTGTCATTGGTGCAATTTTGTAAAGACCAATGAAATGGCGGTGGCATTGCATGAAATAGAGGAAGAAGAGTCTGAACCATGA
- a CDS encoding Ig-like domain-containing protein, translating into MTAGRIISFLVISALFIGLFSGSGCANIVPPGGGPRDSLPPVLVSATPKDSATFVKDQKITIVFDEFIELKNAREKVLYSPFPTKDPDIDSKLKTITIRLKDSLLPNTTYTIDFGDAVVDLNEGNILKNFRYAFSTGTSIDSNEITGRIILAETGKTDSTMFAVLYNKQEDSTVAKQKPMYVARVDGQGNFRFTNLPTGAFYLYGLGDVDGNKQYNQPIEQFAFLDSPIVVSTTTPSVQLYAYAAEKEKPKPSSSASGDKIRGLLVSPNLEAGALDILDSFRLRYTKPIRKFDQSKARLVIDSAQTVSDVTFLNDSIRKQIIVMAPWKAGSKYKLFLEKEYATDTSGLTAIKNDTISFRVKSEKEYGTVRVRFSALDTAAHPVLFVYSGEEIVGRYPLTGKEFYRSMFKPGNYKLALLYDTNQNGVWDPGDYFSKPKRQPELVQPLSNPLLVKENWDNELVIDMNAPPKKQ; encoded by the coding sequence ATGACAGCAGGCAGAATTATATCTTTTTTAGTTATCAGCGCTTTGTTTATTGGGTTATTCAGTGGCAGTGGCTGCGCCAACATTGTTCCGCCCGGTGGTGGACCAAGAGACAGTTTGCCACCTGTACTCGTATCAGCAACACCAAAGGATTCGGCCACATTTGTAAAGGATCAAAAGATTACCATCGTATTCGATGAATTTATTGAATTGAAAAATGCACGAGAAAAAGTACTCTATTCACCTTTCCCAACGAAGGATCCGGATATTGACTCCAAACTCAAAACAATTACCATCCGGTTAAAAGATTCATTGCTGCCAAATACTACTTATACTATTGATTTTGGCGATGCAGTAGTTGATTTGAACGAAGGCAACATCTTGAAAAATTTCCGATACGCATTTTCTACAGGCACATCGATTGATTCAAACGAAATAACAGGAAGAATCATTCTTGCTGAAACCGGCAAAACCGACAGTACCATGTTTGCTGTGTTGTACAACAAACAGGAAGATTCAACGGTAGCCAAACAAAAACCCATGTACGTTGCACGTGTAGATGGGCAAGGCAATTTCCGTTTCACCAATTTACCAACAGGCGCTTTTTATTTATACGGTCTTGGCGATGTAGATGGCAATAAACAATACAATCAACCGATCGAGCAATTTGCGTTTTTGGATTCTCCGATTGTTGTAAGTACTACAACTCCATCTGTTCAGTTATATGCGTATGCTGCAGAAAAAGAAAAACCAAAACCATCTTCTTCAGCAAGTGGCGATAAAATCCGTGGCTTACTTGTATCCCCCAATCTCGAGGCAGGTGCGCTGGATATATTGGATAGTTTTCGTCTACGTTATACAAAACCAATCCGAAAGTTTGATCAATCAAAAGCAAGATTGGTGATTGATTCCGCACAAACGGTAAGCGATGTAACGTTCCTGAACGACAGTATCCGGAAACAGATCATTGTGATGGCACCATGGAAAGCAGGCAGCAAGTACAAACTTTTTTTAGAGAAAGAATACGCTACCGACACTTCAGGGTTAACTGCTATTAAAAACGACACCATTTCCTTTCGTGTAAAATCAGAAAAGGAATATGGAACTGTTCGGGTTCGTTTTTCAGCACTAGATACAGCCGCACACCCGGTTCTATTTGTATATAGCGGTGAAGAAATCGTTGGCCGCTACCCATTAACAGGAAAAGAATTTTACCGTTCGATGTTTAAACCGGGTAATTACAAACTGGCGCTGTTGTACGATACAAATCAAAACGGCGTTTGGGACCCGGGTGATTATTTCTCCAAACCAAAACGACAACCGGAACTGGTACAACCTCTCAGCAATCCGCTCTTGGTGAAAGAAAACTGGGACAACGAATTGGTGATCGACATGAACGCTCCTCCTAAAAAACAATAA
- the recR gene encoding recombination mediator RecR, protein MSFSSTLLEQAVNEFSKLPGIGKKTALRLVLHLIKQPGEETKLFADTIARMRKEIKFCNKCCNVSDTEVCNICSNISRKKQIICVVENIRDVIAIESTQQFNGLYHVLGGIISPLDGVGPDQLTIEPLISRLKEDEVEELIFALSPNIQGDTTLFYISKKIKDLPVKITTIARGIAFGGELEYADELTLARSLQNRQPVANYVSMK, encoded by the coding sequence ATGTCATTTTCTTCTACTTTGCTTGAACAGGCCGTCAACGAATTTTCCAAGCTGCCCGGCATTGGTAAAAAAACGGCGTTGCGTTTAGTGCTGCATCTCATCAAGCAACCGGGAGAAGAAACAAAACTGTTTGCTGATACCATTGCACGCATGCGGAAAGAAATTAAATTCTGTAACAAATGTTGCAATGTATCCGATACCGAAGTTTGTAATATCTGCAGCAATATCTCCCGCAAAAAACAGATCATTTGTGTGGTGGAAAATATCCGTGATGTAATTGCCATTGAAAGTACACAGCAGTTCAACGGATTGTATCATGTACTCGGCGGTATCATTTCGCCATTGGATGGTGTTGGGCCTGATCAGTTGACAATTGAACCATTGATCAGCCGTTTAAAAGAAGATGAAGTGGAAGAACTCATCTTTGCACTCAGCCCTAACATACAAGGCGACACAACATTATTCTACATCAGTAAAAAAATAAAAGACCTGCCTGTTAAGATAACCACCATTGCACGTGGTATTGCCTTTGGCGGCGAACTGGAATATGCGGATGAGTTAACATTGGCCCGTAGTTTACAAAACCGCCAGCCTGTGGCGAATTATGTAAGCATGAAATAA